A region from the Tachysurus vachellii isolate PV-2020 chromosome 25, HZAU_Pvac_v1, whole genome shotgun sequence genome encodes:
- the lrrc31 gene encoding leucine-rich repeat-containing protein 31 isoform X2, translated as MEAEQQKGREASQRRSPLDLIMNQFRRKSSFTEKKAASVGRPFRSSESSDRKSEGIPEAKEMENREKDSVKPRSEISDNTEICSVVGWGRVTQFVQKLGKTPDSQSLSLSHCDLTATDVLELGTLLLFLTQLEVLDLSWNDLLGSSLKALTVHMQHVGKLKVLKLSGCRLTAEDLRTLGETLDHVPLLETLDLSWNAGIGGGNLHLLTEHLHATSSLRELHLLDCQLSETDSLALAEALLLLPCLEVLDLSNNKLLVRALESIGSSLSSTPQLKTLKMSRCGLNQESLAILGERMKFLVGLEHLDVSCNKECGGGFSTLKASLSFLTHLRCLDLHMCCLTEQDTQTLVQVFPALGELSELNLSCNKSIGTVLRYLFPVLPLSKLKTLHLSSCSLSPEACHALAAVMPSLSQLRSLDVSWNKSVGGNLQQFVEHLQVDCKLEELKLSSCELNADDLLHLRTTPYVTVISM; from the exons ATGGAAGCAG AGCAACAGAAAGGGCGCGAGGCGTCTCAGAGAAGATCTCCACTGGATCTCATCATGAACCAGTTCCGGAGGAAATCATCGTTCACAGAGAAGAAGGCGGCGTCTGTGGGTCGTCCGTTTCGTTCGTCTGAGAGCAGTGACAGGAAGAGTGAAGGGATTCCAGAGGCCAAAGAGATGGAGAACAGAGAGAAGGACAGCGTGAAACCCAGGAGCG AGATCAGCGATAACACTGAGATCTGCTCTGTGGTGGGATGGGGTCGCGTCACGCAGTTTGTCCAGAAGCTCGGCAAAACTCCAGACAGCCAGAGTCTGAGTCTGAGCCACTGTGATCTCACTGCCACAGACGTGCTGGAGCTCG GAACCTTGCTGCTGTTCCTCACCCAGCTGGAGGTGCTGGATCTTTCCTGGAACGATCTTCTCGGTTCTTCACTGAAAGCTTTGACTGTCCACATGCAGCACGTCGGCAAGCTGAAGGTTCTGAAACTGAGCGGCTGCAGACTCACGGCCGAAGATCTCCGAACTCTGG GAGAGACTCTGGATCATGTTCCCTTGTTGGAAACGTTGGATTTGTCCTGGAACGCTGGGATCGGTGGAGGAAATCTTCATCTACTAACTGAACACCTTCATGCCACCAGCTCTCTGAGGGAGCTTCATCTGCTGGACTGCCAGCTCTCAGAGACGGACAGCCTGGCACTGG CCGAGGCGCTTTTACTTCTGCCGTGTCTGGAGGTTTTGGATTTGTCCAATAACAAGCTGCTGGTGAGAGCGTTGGAGAGCATCGGCTCGTCTCTGAGCTCCACTCCACAGCTGAAGACTCTGAAGATGAGCAGGTGTGGACTGAATCAGGAAAGTCTCGCTATCCTCG GAGAGAGGATGAAGTTCCTCGTGGGTTTGGAGCATCTGGACGTGTCGTGTAATAAAGAGTGTGGAGGAGGATTCAGCACGCTGAAGGCCAGTTTGTCTTTCCTCACACACCTGAGATGTTTGGACCTGCACATGTGCTGTCTGACGGAACAGGACACGCAGACGCTGG TCCAGGTTTTTCCTGCTCTGGGTGAACTCTCTGAACTCAATCTGTCTTGtaacaaaagtattggcaccgtGCTCCGCTATCTGTTCCCTGTCCTTCCCTTGTCCAAGCTGAAGACACTTCACCTGAGCAGCTGCAGTCTGAGTCCTGAGGCTTGTCACGCTTTAG ctgcCGTCATGCCGTCACTCTCACAGCTGCGGAGTCTCGATGTGTCGTGGAACAAAAGTGTTGGTGGGAATCTGCAGCAGTTTGTGGAGCATCTGCAGGTGGACTGTAAACTGGAGGAACTGAAGCTGAGCAGCTGTGAGCTGAACGCTGACGACCTGCTGCACTTACGTACGACTCCATATGTAACTGT AATCAGCATGTAA
- the lrrc31 gene encoding leucine-rich repeat-containing protein 31 isoform X1 — protein sequence MEAEQQKGREASQRRSPLDLIMNQFRRKSSFTEKKAASVGRPFRSSESSDRKSEGIPEAKEMENREKDSVKPRSEISDNTEICSVVGWGRVTQFVQKLGKTPDSQSLSLSHCDLTATDVLELGTLLLFLTQLEVLDLSWNDLLGSSLKALTVHMQHVGKLKVLKLSGCRLTAEDLRTLGETLDHVPLLETLDLSWNAGIGGGNLHLLTEHLHATSSLRELHLLDCQLSETDSLALAEALLLLPCLEVLDLSNNKLLVRALESIGSSLSSTPQLKTLKMSRCGLNQESLAILGERMKFLVGLEHLDVSCNKECGGGFSTLKASLSFLTHLRCLDLHMCCLTEQDTQTLVQVFPALGELSELNLSCNKSIGTVLRYLFPVLPLSKLKTLHLSSCSLSPEACHALAAVMPSLSQLRSLDVSWNKSVGGNLQQFVEHLQVDCKLEELKLSSCELNADDLLHLQSACKRGTLSNLKLLDVSYNGHVGDAGWVSLFREAGGLKQLQELDISLRPDARASAFVWLSAMMDALPQMSSLRRVSVQRWALSSEERQKLEKTLKKRNIVLESDDVNVQNVAGISLL from the exons ATGGAAGCAG AGCAACAGAAAGGGCGCGAGGCGTCTCAGAGAAGATCTCCACTGGATCTCATCATGAACCAGTTCCGGAGGAAATCATCGTTCACAGAGAAGAAGGCGGCGTCTGTGGGTCGTCCGTTTCGTTCGTCTGAGAGCAGTGACAGGAAGAGTGAAGGGATTCCAGAGGCCAAAGAGATGGAGAACAGAGAGAAGGACAGCGTGAAACCCAGGAGCG AGATCAGCGATAACACTGAGATCTGCTCTGTGGTGGGATGGGGTCGCGTCACGCAGTTTGTCCAGAAGCTCGGCAAAACTCCAGACAGCCAGAGTCTGAGTCTGAGCCACTGTGATCTCACTGCCACAGACGTGCTGGAGCTCG GAACCTTGCTGCTGTTCCTCACCCAGCTGGAGGTGCTGGATCTTTCCTGGAACGATCTTCTCGGTTCTTCACTGAAAGCTTTGACTGTCCACATGCAGCACGTCGGCAAGCTGAAGGTTCTGAAACTGAGCGGCTGCAGACTCACGGCCGAAGATCTCCGAACTCTGG GAGAGACTCTGGATCATGTTCCCTTGTTGGAAACGTTGGATTTGTCCTGGAACGCTGGGATCGGTGGAGGAAATCTTCATCTACTAACTGAACACCTTCATGCCACCAGCTCTCTGAGGGAGCTTCATCTGCTGGACTGCCAGCTCTCAGAGACGGACAGCCTGGCACTGG CCGAGGCGCTTTTACTTCTGCCGTGTCTGGAGGTTTTGGATTTGTCCAATAACAAGCTGCTGGTGAGAGCGTTGGAGAGCATCGGCTCGTCTCTGAGCTCCACTCCACAGCTGAAGACTCTGAAGATGAGCAGGTGTGGACTGAATCAGGAAAGTCTCGCTATCCTCG GAGAGAGGATGAAGTTCCTCGTGGGTTTGGAGCATCTGGACGTGTCGTGTAATAAAGAGTGTGGAGGAGGATTCAGCACGCTGAAGGCCAGTTTGTCTTTCCTCACACACCTGAGATGTTTGGACCTGCACATGTGCTGTCTGACGGAACAGGACACGCAGACGCTGG TCCAGGTTTTTCCTGCTCTGGGTGAACTCTCTGAACTCAATCTGTCTTGtaacaaaagtattggcaccgtGCTCCGCTATCTGTTCCCTGTCCTTCCCTTGTCCAAGCTGAAGACACTTCACCTGAGCAGCTGCAGTCTGAGTCCTGAGGCTTGTCACGCTTTAG ctgcCGTCATGCCGTCACTCTCACAGCTGCGGAGTCTCGATGTGTCGTGGAACAAAAGTGTTGGTGGGAATCTGCAGCAGTTTGTGGAGCATCTGCAGGTGGACTGTAAACTGGAGGAACTGAAGCTGAGCAGCTGTGAGCTGAACGCTGACGACCTGCTGCACTTAC AATCAGCATGTAAACGTGGCACGTTGTCGAATCTAAAGCTCTTAGATGTGTCATATAACGGACACGTGGGAGACGCCGGCTGGGTCTCGCTCTTCAGAGAAGCAGGAGGGCTGAAGCAGCTGCAGGAGTTGGACATCAGCCTGCGTCCTGACGCTCGTGCGTCTGCGTTTGTGTGGCTTTCGGCCATGATGGACGCTCTTCCTCAGATGTCATCACTCCGACGTGTGTCTGTACAGCGCTGGGCTCTCAGCTCTGAGGAGAGACAGAAACTGGAGAAAACCCTGAAGAAGAGGAACATTGTGCTGGAGAGTGATGATGTGAACGTACAGAACGTTGCAGGGATAAGTTTACTCTGA
- the lrrc34 gene encoding leucine-rich repeat-containing protein 34 isoform X2, with translation MESVNDLYSSICSDLHLSPNTYISQELKETEKCDRDLCLKLTGNNRLKEVIRLTDDDVKVLSKTLRNNLHVKALDLRYNRISDEGADHLADLIQENETLQEIDLMCNDIGADGAERIAKSLHHNKTLKRLRMTGNKIGNKGAMHLASMLQLNSTLEELDVSDCDLDTQSLITFAIVLTNNRSLVSVNVSRPLLFSLQEETTVHTAHMLEVNHSLKELHMGKHGMTDCGLQRLCEALMSNHSLCYLDLRCNRITRDGARHLAEVLKQNDTLKILDLSFNRIEDEGAVCLSDAIMLKHTGLRALSIQSNNVSTLGLLSLSKAINTNPHLTHVYIWGNRLEEPAFSQLLSSSRLSEQHTDVTPYTVDGRVYLAEVSNGLRRHYYWTPSYSEDGGASSNAALTLNITPASALLS, from the exons ATGGAGAGTGTAAATGACCTTTATTCATCAATCTGCTCTGATCTTCATCTGTCTCCGAATACTTACATTTCTCAAGAGTTAAAAGAAACGGAAAAGTGcgacag AGATTTGTGTCTCAAACTAACGGGCAACAACCGACTGAAAGAAGTGATCAGATTAACAGATGATGATGTTAAAGTCTTGTCTAAAACACTGAGGAACAATTTACATGTGAAAG CTTTAGATCTGAGATATAACAGGATCTCAGATGAAGGTGCAGACCATCTCGCAGATCTGATCCAG GAGAACGAGACTCTGCAGGAGATCGATCTGATGTGCAACGACATTGGAGCTGATGGTGCAGAGAGAATTGCCAAAAGTTTGCAT CACAACAAAACCCTGAAGAGATTGAGAATGACGGGAAATAAGATCGGGAACAAAGGTGCCATGCACTTGGCCAGCATGTTACAACTGAACAGCACATTAGAAGAGCTGGATGTGTCAGACTGTGACCTG GACACACAGAGTCTGATCACGTTTGCGATCGTTCTTACCAACAACAGAAGCCTTGTCTCTGTCAATGTCAGTCGTCCCCTCCTCTTCAGTCTACAG GAGGAGACTACAGTCCACACAGCTCACATGTTAGAGGTCAATCACAGTTTGAAGGAGCTTCACATGGGCAAACACGGCATGACAGACTGCGGACTTCAGAGACTGTGTGAGGCATTAATGTCCAACCACAGCCTCTGTTACCTTGATCTAcgctg CAACAGAATAACGAGGGATGGAGCGAGACACCTGGCTGAGGTCCTAAAACAAAACGACACGCTGAAGATTCTTGACCTGTCCTTCAATCGTATCGAAGATGAAGGCGCTGTGTGTCTGAGCGACGCCATCATGCTTAAACACACCGGACTCAGAGC ACTCTCCATCCAGAGCAACAACGTGTCCACCCTCGGCCTGCTTTCTCTCAGCAAAGCCATTAACACTAATCCTCATCTGACCCACGTTTACATCTGGGGGAACCGACTGGAGGAGccg GCTTTCTCTCAGCTTCTCTCATCGAGCCGTCTGTCAGAGCAGCACACGGACGTGACCCCGTACACAGTGGACGGGCGCGTTTACCTGGCCGAGGTGTCTAATGGGTTACGGCGACATTATTACTGGACCCCGAGCTACAGCGAAGACGGAGGCGCTTCCAGTAACGCCGCACTGACTCTAAACATCACACCAGCTTCAGCCTTACTGAGCTAA
- the lrrc34 gene encoding leucine-rich repeat-containing protein 34 isoform X3 — protein MESVNDLYSSICSDLHLSPNTYISQELKETEKCDRDLCLKLTGNNRLKEVIRLTDDDVKVLSKTLRNNLHVKALDLRYNRISDEGADHLADLIQENETLQEIDLMCNDIGADGAERIAKSLHHNKTLKRLRMTGNKIGNKGAMHLASMLQLNSTLEELDVSDCDLEETTVHTAHMLEVNHSLKELHMGKHGMTDCGLQRLCEALMSNHSLCYLDLRCNRITRDGARHLAEVLKQNDTLKILDLSFNRIEDEGAVCLSDAIMLKHTGLRALSIQSNNVSTLGLLSLSKAINTNPHLTHVYIWGNRLEEPVCVAFSQLLSSSRLSEQHTDVTPYTVDGRVYLAEVSNGLRRHYYWTPSYSEDGGASSNAALTLNITPASALLS, from the exons ATGGAGAGTGTAAATGACCTTTATTCATCAATCTGCTCTGATCTTCATCTGTCTCCGAATACTTACATTTCTCAAGAGTTAAAAGAAACGGAAAAGTGcgacag AGATTTGTGTCTCAAACTAACGGGCAACAACCGACTGAAAGAAGTGATCAGATTAACAGATGATGATGTTAAAGTCTTGTCTAAAACACTGAGGAACAATTTACATGTGAAAG CTTTAGATCTGAGATATAACAGGATCTCAGATGAAGGTGCAGACCATCTCGCAGATCTGATCCAG GAGAACGAGACTCTGCAGGAGATCGATCTGATGTGCAACGACATTGGAGCTGATGGTGCAGAGAGAATTGCCAAAAGTTTGCAT CACAACAAAACCCTGAAGAGATTGAGAATGACGGGAAATAAGATCGGGAACAAAGGTGCCATGCACTTGGCCAGCATGTTACAACTGAACAGCACATTAGAAGAGCTGGATGTGTCAGACTGTGACCTG GAGGAGACTACAGTCCACACAGCTCACATGTTAGAGGTCAATCACAGTTTGAAGGAGCTTCACATGGGCAAACACGGCATGACAGACTGCGGACTTCAGAGACTGTGTGAGGCATTAATGTCCAACCACAGCCTCTGTTACCTTGATCTAcgctg CAACAGAATAACGAGGGATGGAGCGAGACACCTGGCTGAGGTCCTAAAACAAAACGACACGCTGAAGATTCTTGACCTGTCCTTCAATCGTATCGAAGATGAAGGCGCTGTGTGTCTGAGCGACGCCATCATGCTTAAACACACCGGACTCAGAGC ACTCTCCATCCAGAGCAACAACGTGTCCACCCTCGGCCTGCTTTCTCTCAGCAAAGCCATTAACACTAATCCTCATCTGACCCACGTTTACATCTGGGGGAACCGACTGGAGGAGccggtgtgtgtg GCTTTCTCTCAGCTTCTCTCATCGAGCCGTCTGTCAGAGCAGCACACGGACGTGACCCCGTACACAGTGGACGGGCGCGTTTACCTGGCCGAGGTGTCTAATGGGTTACGGCGACATTATTACTGGACCCCGAGCTACAGCGAAGACGGAGGCGCTTCCAGTAACGCCGCACTGACTCTAAACATCACACCAGCTTCAGCCTTACTGAGCTAA
- the lrrc34 gene encoding leucine-rich repeat-containing protein 34 isoform X1 gives MESVNDLYSSICSDLHLSPNTYISQELKETEKCDRDLCLKLTGNNRLKEVIRLTDDDVKVLSKTLRNNLHVKALDLRYNRISDEGADHLADLIQENETLQEIDLMCNDIGADGAERIAKSLHHNKTLKRLRMTGNKIGNKGAMHLASMLQLNSTLEELDVSDCDLDTQSLITFAIVLTNNRSLVSVNVSRPLLFSLQEETTVHTAHMLEVNHSLKELHMGKHGMTDCGLQRLCEALMSNHSLCYLDLRCNRITRDGARHLAEVLKQNDTLKILDLSFNRIEDEGAVCLSDAIMLKHTGLRALSIQSNNVSTLGLLSLSKAINTNPHLTHVYIWGNRLEEPVCVAFSQLLSSSRLSEQHTDVTPYTVDGRVYLAEVSNGLRRHYYWTPSYSEDGGASSNAALTLNITPASALLS, from the exons ATGGAGAGTGTAAATGACCTTTATTCATCAATCTGCTCTGATCTTCATCTGTCTCCGAATACTTACATTTCTCAAGAGTTAAAAGAAACGGAAAAGTGcgacag AGATTTGTGTCTCAAACTAACGGGCAACAACCGACTGAAAGAAGTGATCAGATTAACAGATGATGATGTTAAAGTCTTGTCTAAAACACTGAGGAACAATTTACATGTGAAAG CTTTAGATCTGAGATATAACAGGATCTCAGATGAAGGTGCAGACCATCTCGCAGATCTGATCCAG GAGAACGAGACTCTGCAGGAGATCGATCTGATGTGCAACGACATTGGAGCTGATGGTGCAGAGAGAATTGCCAAAAGTTTGCAT CACAACAAAACCCTGAAGAGATTGAGAATGACGGGAAATAAGATCGGGAACAAAGGTGCCATGCACTTGGCCAGCATGTTACAACTGAACAGCACATTAGAAGAGCTGGATGTGTCAGACTGTGACCTG GACACACAGAGTCTGATCACGTTTGCGATCGTTCTTACCAACAACAGAAGCCTTGTCTCTGTCAATGTCAGTCGTCCCCTCCTCTTCAGTCTACAG GAGGAGACTACAGTCCACACAGCTCACATGTTAGAGGTCAATCACAGTTTGAAGGAGCTTCACATGGGCAAACACGGCATGACAGACTGCGGACTTCAGAGACTGTGTGAGGCATTAATGTCCAACCACAGCCTCTGTTACCTTGATCTAcgctg CAACAGAATAACGAGGGATGGAGCGAGACACCTGGCTGAGGTCCTAAAACAAAACGACACGCTGAAGATTCTTGACCTGTCCTTCAATCGTATCGAAGATGAAGGCGCTGTGTGTCTGAGCGACGCCATCATGCTTAAACACACCGGACTCAGAGC ACTCTCCATCCAGAGCAACAACGTGTCCACCCTCGGCCTGCTTTCTCTCAGCAAAGCCATTAACACTAATCCTCATCTGACCCACGTTTACATCTGGGGGAACCGACTGGAGGAGccggtgtgtgtg GCTTTCTCTCAGCTTCTCTCATCGAGCCGTCTGTCAGAGCAGCACACGGACGTGACCCCGTACACAGTGGACGGGCGCGTTTACCTGGCCGAGGTGTCTAATGGGTTACGGCGACATTATTACTGGACCCCGAGCTACAGCGAAGACGGAGGCGCTTCCAGTAACGCCGCACTGACTCTAAACATCACACCAGCTTCAGCCTTACTGAGCTAA
- the mynn gene encoding myoneurin, which translates to MAHVPHGEFLLEQLRKQRERGFLCDCTVVIGQARYEAHHNVLAAFSEYFSTQCIDAGREDATITLDPEWVNSTVFEKLLDFMYTGNLNMDGDEILNVQNAASYLGIQEVLAICSLTAAKDSPVAVTDTILTDPRSPLSPDDYEPLEPLEEVEEREMLRKEEEKKSGMFQEKAAPLDDSQLSSEQTPQGSEKRIRKPRTRLYEEEDDFTKKESPLSPRGRGRGRGRPRGRPRTRPLDSDKADAVVMDKSPITETAVVRRGTGRPRGRPRTRPLSSEAVDSACAEENSTAANNEEMATETEQSEASKSSNPQGDTEVVNNVNNQEVENKAASDTESPKVGVVTKRGRGRPRTKSLPSESNDIQNPEETFTQILQKEGSVRKRGRPRSKPPPSEMPESDNTEGGTEQDEGPDQENNQPIASSSEPFDDQQESPQNSKMLRTSTRKRSLSRKLRESQASNDENEQDEAAEEEGSEDWEEEKDVKVLQDKLRPICNICGNLFSEMSSLRRHMRIHKGLKPYQCQLCGRCFRQGNQLKTHLRIHTGEKPFSCSCCDASFAQKCQLVYHCRMHHGEEKPHKCDVCPAAFATSSNLKIHMRTHSGEKPYECGECGKRFTQASTLMYHKRRHTGEKPYVCDTCGMAFAVSSSLISHTRKHTGVTPYICLDCGKPCLTSGELRKHMDIHNGSRKVICNICGSTLSDIYSLKKHQALRHKAPTEQDDEPKKSESLECPINIPIDHQGLIARVRSVLSESPEPSFPDESPLTSEASMIIHQPETPMIIKHSDAAEAPMIIQHSDTSGTQMISGSPMIIQHADSSEAPMIIQHSEAGGTPMIIQHSEAGGTPMIIQHSEAGGTPMIFQHSEGSDTPLIIQHADSSGAQMISGSPMIIQHADSSETPMIIQHSEATGSPMIIQHDESSDTPVLIQHGDSGEQVSYVVEQYEIPGSSDLEHAQIVIVQTID; encoded by the exons GGATGAAATTTTAAACGTTCAAAACGCAGCATCGTACCTTGGGATACAGGAGGTCCTGGCTATCTGTTCTTTGACTGCTGCCAAAGACAGTCCTGTTGCTGTGACAGACACGATCTTAACAGATCCTCGTTCTCCGCTCAGCCCGGATGACTACGAACCACTGGAGCCACTTGAGGAAGTGGAGGAAAGGGAGATGCTgaggaaggaggaagagaagaaatcCGGAATGTTTCAGGAAAAAGCAGCACCACTTGATGATTCCCAGTTATCCAGTGAGCAAACTCCACAGGGCTCAGAGAAGAGGATCCGGAAGCCCAGAACTCGTCTTTATGAAGAGGAGGATGACTTCACGAAGAAGGAAAGCCCACTTTCGCCGAGAGGACGAGGCCGTGGCAGGGGCAGGCCGAGAGGGCGGCCTCGGACAAGACCTTTAGATTCTGATAAAGCGGATGCTGTGGTGATGGACAAGAGTCCAATTACAGAGACTGCTGTAGTGCGAAGAGGAACCGGAAGGCCGAGAGGGCGCCCACGTACAAGACCGCTGTCTTCCGAAGCAGTAGATTCTGCCTGTGCTGAAGAAAACAGCACAGCAGCGAATAATGAAGAAATGGCAACCGAGACAGAGCAGTCAGAAGCGTCTAAGTCTTCAAATCCACAAGGAGACACAGAGGTTGTAAATAACGTAAATAACCAGGAAGTAGAAAACAAAGCAGCATCAGACACTGAGAGTCCTAAAGTGGGTGTGGTAACAAAGCGAGGAAGGGGCCGACCACGAACCAAGTCTCTGCCTTCTGAGTCTAACGATATTCAGAACCCAGAGGAGACGTTCACACAGATCTTACAAAAAGAAGGAAGCGTGCGTAAGAGAGGAAGGCCACGTTCTAAACCCCCGCCGTCTGAAATGCCAGAATCCGACAACACGGAAGGAGGAACGGAACAGGATGAGGGACCGGATCAGGAGAATAACCAGCCTATAGCATCTTCCTCTGAGCCCTTCGACGACCAACAAGAAAGTCCGCAAAACTCCAAGATGCTCCGGACGAGCACCAGGAAGCGGAGCCTGAGCCGAAAGCTGAGAGAAAGCCAAGCCAGCAACGATGAAAACGAGCAGGATGAAGCAGCGGAGGAGGAAGGCAGTGAAGATTGGGAGGAGGAAAAGGATGTCAAGGTGTTGCAAGACAAGCTGCGGCCCATCTGCAACATCTGCGGGAACCTGTTCTCGGAAATGAGCAGCCTGCGCAGACACATGCGCATACACAAGGGGCTTAAACCGTACCAGTGCCAGCTGTGCGGACGCTGCTTCAGGCAGGGAAACCAGCTCAAGACGCACCTGCGGATTCACACAG GTGAAAAGCCATTCTCCTGCAGCTGCTGTGATGCCTCCTTTGCACAGAAATGTCAGTTAGTGTATCACTGCCGTATGCATCACGGAGAGGAAAAGCCTCACAAGTGTGACGTGTGTCCTGCAGCTTTCGCTACGTCCAGCAATCTTAAAATCCACATGAG gacacacagcgGGGAAAAGCCGTACGAATGTGGGGAATGTGGGAAGCGTTTCACTCAGGCCAGCACGCTGATGTACCACAAGCGCCGACACACGGGGGAGAAACCCTACGTCTGTGACACGTGTGGGATGGCCTTCGCTGTCTCCAGCTCACTCATCTCACACACCAGGAAGCACACAG GAGTGACTCCTTACATCTGTCTGGACTGTGGGAAACCCTGCTTAACATCTGGGGAGCTCAGGAAGCACATGGACATCCATAATG GTTCAAGAAAAGTGATCTGTAATATCTGTGGAAGCACTCTGTCTGATATTTATAGCCTAAAGAAGCATCAAGCTCTAAGACACAAAG CTCCTACAGAGCAAGACGACGAGCCAAAGAAATCAGAATCCCTCGAGTGTCCGATCAACATCCCGATCGATCACCAGGGTCTGATAGCCAGAGTGCGGTCTGTTCTATCAGAATCCCCAGAGCCAAGCTTCCCAGATGAATCCCCTCTCACCTCTGAGGCCTCAATGATCATCCATCAGCCAGAAACCCCAATGATCATTAAACATTCCGACGCCGCAGAAGCACCGATGATCATCCAGCATTCAGACACTTCAGGAACCCAAATGATCTCAGGATCCCCTATGATCATCCAACACGCAGACTCCTCGGAGGCTCCTATGATCATCCAGCACTCTGAAGCCGGAGGAACACCGATGATCATCCAGCATTCAGAAGCAGGAGGAACTCCAATGATCATCCAGCATTCAGAAGCAGGAGGAACTCCAATGATTTTTCAGCATTCAGAAGGTTCAGACACACCACTGATTATCCAGCATGCTGATTCCTCAGGAGCACAAATGATCTCAGGATCGCCAATGATTATCCAACATGCAGATTCCTCCGAGACTCCCATGATCATCCAGCATTCGGAAGCTACAGGATCACCAATGATCATCCAACACGATGAATCCTCAGACACCCCAGTGCTCATTCAGCACGGAGATTCTGGGGAGCAAGTGAGTTATGTTGTGGAGCAGTATGAAATTCCTGGTTCCTCAGACCTCGAACACGCTCAGATCGTCATCGTGCAGACCATCGATTAA